The DNA sequence CAAATTGGTCTGCAATTTCACCTAACGACAAATCATCTAAATAATACATCGTCATATAGTGATTTTGCTTATCCGTTAATAACACTTGGTAAAAATCGTACAAATAGTTCATGCGGATTGTTTTTTCAATCAACAATTCCACCGCCTTTGTTAAGGTTTTTTACTTTACACTAAATAATGATACTAGAACGAGAACAACTATGTCAAGGGAATACTATTCCTCAGCTAGTTCTTCAGACTTCTCTAGCACCTCCGCAAACAAACCATGTACATATTGGTCTGCCTGAAACTCTTGTAAATCATCCATTCCCTCTCCTAAGCCAACAAACTTCACTGGGATATCTAGCTCATGGCGGATTGCTAGGACTATTCCTCCCTTTGCAGTGCCATCTAGCTTTGTTAATACTATCCCTGATACATCAGTTGCTTTTCCAAAAGTTTTTGCCTGACTCATTGCATTTTGTCCAGTTGTTGCATCTAATACTAATAATACTTCGTGTGGTGCATCTGGTATCTCTCTAGTAATCACTCTTTTCACTTTCTCTAACTCATTCATCAAATTAACTTTATTTTGCAATCTTCCAGCTGTATCACAAAGGAGAACATCTGCTTCTCTTGATTTTGCCGATTGAATGGCATCATACATCACTGCAGCTGGATCTGATCCTTCATGCTGTTTTATAACATCCACTCCAACACGTTCTCCCCAAACCTCTAGCTGCTCAATTGCCCCTGCACGAAAAGTATCTCCAGCAGCTAATAAGACTTTTTTTCCTTCTTGCTTAAACTTGTTTGCTAACTTCCCGATCGTTGTCGTCTTCCCAACTCCATTTACACCGACAAACAGTATGACTGTTAAACCATTATCTTGCATATTAAGCTTTGTTTCTTCCTCAGACTTTTGCAATAACTCCGCAAGCTTTTCAGAAATAAGTGGTTGTATATCAACTGCATCGCTAATTTTTCTTGATTTCGCCTCGTCTTTTAGTTCATCAATTAAGTCCATTACCGTATGGACGCCAACATCAGCAGATATTAAAATATCTTCTAGTTCCTCAAAAAATTCCTCATCTACTTTTCGGTAATTTTTTACGAGATCATTCATTTTTCCAACGAAAGAATCTCTTGTTTTTGTTAAGCCATCTTTAAATTTTTCTGTTACGCTCTCTGTTTGACCAGTAATTTTTTCTTTTAGTTTCTTAAAAAAACTCATCGTTAACGCCTCCAACAATTGTGTACTTCTTTCTATTT is a window from the Evansella cellulosilytica DSM 2522 genome containing:
- the ftsY gene encoding signal recognition particle-docking protein FtsY — translated: MSFFKKLKEKITGQTESVTEKFKDGLTKTRDSFVGKMNDLVKNYRKVDEEFFEELEDILISADVGVHTVMDLIDELKDEAKSRKISDAVDIQPLISEKLAELLQKSEEETKLNMQDNGLTVILFVGVNGVGKTTTIGKLANKFKQEGKKVLLAAGDTFRAGAIEQLEVWGERVGVDVIKQHEGSDPAAVMYDAIQSAKSREADVLLCDTAGRLQNKVNLMNELEKVKRVITREIPDAPHEVLLVLDATTGQNAMSQAKTFGKATDVSGIVLTKLDGTAKGGIVLAIRHELDIPVKFVGLGEGMDDLQEFQADQYVHGLFAEVLEKSEELAEE